The Papaver somniferum cultivar HN1 chromosome 3, ASM357369v1, whole genome shotgun sequence genome includes a region encoding these proteins:
- the LOC113355584 gene encoding tRNA-specific adenosine deaminase TAD3-like translates to MGLKKGEILHIPDKIPLKPSEQPTIDVFASVIEPKLTNTLVKKLSKIAPMENYRHIKRVWKKKSVGEGGGGDFQLILILCIAGENGGNELLPDDVAELVNAHQLSPFIAKVHKYAAITKEEWIEQCKLWPTSYHPPTYNIEGITGFNEEDSESVFHFMKMALEMTVVGGQGVVNAAVIVDPSIKQVIATANDQTCQAFSASALDARNQESYAGVSCLYPWNWAEQNSAAAGSKDCSWHPLRHAALVAIEQASSRDKRLYPGSEGFEDRSVDQVDGTMPKRQKVDFVEDGKVLKPACSNGGSDEGGERPYLCTGYDIFVAWEPCAMCAMALVHQRIRRIFYAFPNPNCGALGSVYRLQGEKSLNHHYAVFRVLLPKEESSDSKIVTNFKIQY, encoded by the coding sequence ATGGGGTTGAAGAAGGGAGAAATTCTTCACATCCCAGACAAAATTCCACTAAAACCCAGTGAACAACCAACGATTGATGTATTTGCATCAGTTATAGAGCCGAAACTTACCAATACTCTGGTAAAGAAGTTGAGTAAAATTGCACCAATGGAGAATTACAGACACATTAAgagagtttggaagaagaaatctGTGGGAGAAGGAGGAGGAGGGGATTTCCAGTTGATACTGATTTTATGCATTGCTGGTGAGAATGGTGGGAATGAGTTGCTGCCAGATGATGTTGCCGAGTTGGTAAATGCACACCAGTTGAGTCCTTTTATTGCAAAAGTTCATAAGTACGCCGCAATAACAAAAGAAGAGTGGATCGAGCAGTGCAAACTTTGGCCAACATCTTATCATCCACCAACTTACAACATTGAGGGCATCACAGGGTTCAATGAAGAGGATTCAGAATCAGTATTCCATTTCATGAAGATGGCTCTTGAGATGACGGTAGTGGGTGGTCAGGGAGTAGTCAATGCAGCAGTTATAGTAGATCCTTCAATTAAGCAGGTGATTGCTACTGCAAATGATCAAACATGTCAGGCATTTAGTGCATCAGCTCTGGATGCTAGGAATCAAGAATCATATGCTGGAGTTTCTTGTTTGTATCCATGGAATTGGGCTGAGCAAAACTCTGCTGCAGCTGGAAGCAAAGATTGCTCCTGGCATCCTCTGCGACACGCGGCTCTTGTCGCCATTGAACAGGCATCCTCCAGGGATAAGCGTCTATATCCTGGGTCGGAGGGTTTTGAAGATCGATCTGTTGATCAAGTGGATGGTACAATGCCGAAAAGACAGAAAGTTGATTTTGTGGAAGATGGGAAGGTTCTGAAACCAGCTTGCTCTAATGGTGGTTCTGATGAAGGGGGTGAACGGCCTTATCTGTGCACTGGGTATGACATTTTTGTTGCTTGGGAGCCTTGTGCAATGTGTGCAATGGCACTTGTTCATCAAAGAATTCGGCGCATATTTTATGCTTTTCCGAATCCTAACTGCGGTGCACTAGGCAGTGTTTACAGACTACAAGGGGAGAAAAGCTTGAATCATCACTATGCAGTTTTTCGAGTTCTATTACCCAAGGAGGAATCCTCGGATTctaaaattgtaacaaattttaaGATACAGTATTAA
- the LOC113355583 gene encoding uncharacterized protein LOC113355583, producing MEGFSDFSLVLTLPKDDGFFEKKKKLLQLRSYGPEIQILLSSSEDPLVALQVMVEVARIIHLDEPELYFGGVEAILPYYSPRNELESLNSVLKLIDTSLKDAAEKKIDVLLVLRNAVIEMIREFGDKSKEETVIVKCGCKGEDELVEWGRNHGVQTKLQIAYVEGAGRGAVAVTDLEVGECALEIPESIIISEDIVYDSDMYHILKEVDGISTETMLLLWSMKERYNSNSKFKLYFETLPEAFNTGLSFGVEALTSLDGTLLFEEIMQAKEHLRTQYDELCPALCSNHPDVFQEELYTWEKFLWACELWYSNSMKVIFNDGKLRTCLVPIAGLLNHSLCPHILNYGRVDSATNSLKFPLSRPCLKGEQCYLSYGKLSCAHLITFYGFLPKGDNTYDTIPLDIDGPEAEEDCSNSDWTTHMVRGTWLSSNHEIFYYGLPPPLLNKLRVALSGANLPTDAHKDVEIEREVLETLYSIFNPMLEGLGEAESADRINLRWDVKLALEYNELQRKIISSVLASCSSGLEML from the exons ATGGAAGGGTTTAGTGATTTTTCATTAGTCCTTACACTACCCAAAGATGATGGCTTTTTTGAGAAGAAAAAG AAATTGTTGCAGCTCAGGAGCTATGGACCTGAGATACAAATTCTTTTGTCATCATCAGAAGACCCACTGGTTGCATTGCAAGTAATGGTGGAAGTTGCAAGAATTATACACCTGGATGAG CCAGAACTGTATTTTGGTGGGGTTGAGGCAATTTTGCCATACTACAGTCCTAGGAATGAGTTGGAATCCCTTAATTCAGTTCTCAAGCTCATTGATACATCTCTCAAAGATGCTGCTGAGAAGAAGATTGATGTTTTGCTTGTTCTGCGAAATGCGGTGATAGAAATGATTAGAGAGTTTGGGGATAAGAGTAAAGAGGAAACGGTAATTGTGAAATGTGGTTGTAAGGGTGAAGATGAGTTGGTGGAATGGGGGCGAAACCATGGTGTGCAGACCAAGCTGCAGATTGCTT ATGTTGAAGGAGCTGGAAGAGGAGCTGTTGCAGTAACAGATTTGGAAGTTGGGGAATGTGCTTTGGAAATCCCGGAGTCAATAATAATCTCTGAGGACATTGTTTATGACTCTGACATG TATCATATACTGAAAGAGGTCGATGGGATCTCCACTGAGACAATGTTATTGCTGTGGAGCATGAAGGAGAGATACAACTCCAATTCAAAATTTAAACTCTACTTTGAGACATTGCCAGAAGCATTTAACACAG GGTTGAGCTTTGGTGTCGAGGCACTTACTTCTCTGGATGGGACCTTGTTATTTGAAGAGATAATGCAAGCAAAAGAG CACTTGCGCACGCAATATGATGAGCTCTGTCCTGCATTATGCAGCAACCATCCAGATGTATTTCAAGAAGAGTTATACACATGGGAGAAATTCCTGTGGGCATGTGAGCTCTGGTATTctaatagcatgaaagtcatttTCAATGATGGAAAGCTGAGAACGTGCCTAGTTCCAATTGCAGGCCTGCTCAATCATTCG CTATGTCCACATATACTGAACTACGGTAGAGTTGATTCAGCAACGAACTCACTAAAGTTCCCGTTATCAAGACCATGCTTGAAAGGCGAACAATGCTATCTTAGTTATGGGAAGCTTTCTTGTGCGCATCTTATAACTTTCTATGGTTTTCTTCCAAAAGGAGATAACACATACGATACCATTCCACTTG ATATTGATGGTCCCGAAGCTGAGGAGGATTGCTCCAACTCTGATTGGACTACTCATATGGTGCGGGGAACATGGCTCTCAAGCAATCACGAGATCTTTTATTACGGGTTGCCACCTCCTTTGTTGAATAAGCTCCGTGTCGCGCTGAGTGGTGCTAATTTACCTACTGATGCCCAT AAAGACGTTGAAATTGAGAGAGAAGTACTGGAAACTCTCTACTCAATTTTCAACCCTATGCTGGAGGGACTTGGTGAGGCAGAAAGTGCTGACCG GATAAATCTTAGATGGGATGTGAAGCTAGCTTTGGAATATAATGAGCTACAGAGGAAGATCATCTCTTCTGTTTTGGCTTCATGTTCCAGTGGTCTTGAGATGCTGTGA
- the LOC113355585 gene encoding uncharacterized protein LOC113355585: MDKPNELRQYTLKECQDIVRPYATEAISFYNDRNAGAKYELVEPGNHTPVLLATCFLHHVDFTAKKTDVPDAPEEMFFVELTTTDNVRHVTFCKCMGPKNLITGDKNNGCCYCKSYNVHHPTGGGFMAGRHGLFPDEENYNLIDRQEIL, encoded by the exons ATGGATAAACCCAATGAGTTACGTCAGTACACACTTAAAGAATGTCAGGATATCGTAAGGCCATATGCAACCGAGGCCATTAGTTTTTATAACGATAGAAACGCa GGTGCAAAATATGAGCTGGTGGAGCCTGGTAACCATACACCTGTGCTTCTTGCGACATGCTTTCTTCACCATGTCGACTTCACGGCTAAGAAGACTGATGTTCCTGATGCTCCAGAGGAGATGTTTTTTGTTGAACTGACGACTACCGACAATGTTCGTCATGTCACGTTTTGCAAATGTATGGGGCCAAAGAACTTAATTACAG GAGATAAAAACAATGGCTGTTGTTATTGCAAGTCTTACAATGTCCATCATCCTACGGGTGGAGGATTCATGGCTGGCCGTCACGGATTATTCCCGGATGAGGAAAACTATAATCTCATTGATAGACAGGAGATTTTGTGA